One part of the Novipirellula aureliae genome encodes these proteins:
- a CDS encoding 50S ribosomal protein bL37, with product MAKPQHKLKKANHGQRPANAKARKAKRKKIKT from the coding sequence ATGGCTAAACCGCAGCACAAGTTAAAAAAGGCAAACCACGGGCAACGCCCGGCTAACGCGAAAGCCCGCAAAGCAAAACGCAAAAAGATCAAAACCTAG
- a CDS encoding beta-ketoacyl-ACP synthase III, with amino-acid sequence MTVPKLKSNPSKSTDTDSLSTAKALSTRGRMGRIGGIQIAGIGSYVPTKVVTNEDLAALGCDSDWIVRRTGIKERRHAAADEFTSDMCYEAAIKCLQSAGTTAAEVDLVLVATMTPDYPSPSTACYLQNRLGAVAPAMDLNAACAGFMYALLTAGQFVAAGNSQCALVVGTDLMSRSVDPNDVKTYPLFGDGAGAVIITPSSKSPGPDSNLAKGNASEIVSYQLCSEGWGADMLRVSAGGTRRPLTPEAYARGEQYLAMDGRGVFKWAVRVIDESIEQVLEDAGVCADDLKLVVMHQANERILDSAVAGLKLPSEKVLMNLDRYGNTSAASIPLVLDEAMQAGRIERGDLVLLCGFGAGLSWGTALLRW; translated from the coding sequence ATGACAGTTCCCAAATTGAAATCAAACCCTTCAAAATCGACGGATACGGACTCTCTCTCTACCGCAAAAGCCCTTTCGACTCGCGGGCGGATGGGGAGAATTGGCGGAATTCAAATCGCTGGCATTGGTTCGTATGTACCCACAAAAGTTGTCACCAATGAGGATCTAGCCGCGCTGGGTTGCGACAGCGATTGGATTGTCCGTCGAACGGGGATCAAAGAGCGACGGCATGCTGCAGCTGACGAATTCACCAGCGACATGTGTTATGAAGCGGCAATCAAGTGTCTACAATCGGCGGGAACTACAGCGGCCGAGGTCGATTTGGTTCTGGTCGCCACCATGACTCCCGATTACCCGTCTCCATCGACGGCGTGTTACTTACAGAATCGGCTCGGCGCCGTCGCACCAGCGATGGATTTGAATGCCGCTTGCGCCGGGTTTATGTACGCACTCTTGACCGCTGGCCAATTTGTCGCCGCCGGGAATAGCCAATGTGCTCTGGTCGTCGGAACGGACTTAATGAGTCGCTCGGTCGATCCAAATGACGTCAAAACCTATCCGCTTTTCGGTGACGGTGCTGGTGCGGTGATCATCACGCCAAGCTCCAAGTCGCCTGGCCCCGACTCGAACCTGGCAAAGGGCAACGCATCCGAAATTGTCTCCTACCAACTTTGCAGCGAAGGTTGGGGAGCCGACATGTTGAGAGTTTCAGCGGGCGGAACCCGACGCCCGCTGACCCCCGAGGCATACGCAAGAGGCGAACAATACCTGGCGATGGATGGCCGTGGTGTTTTCAAATGGGCGGTCCGCGTGATTGACGAGAGTATCGAGCAGGTGCTCGAGGATGCTGGCGTTTGCGCCGACGATTTGAAGTTGGTCGTCATGCACCAAGCGAACGAGCGAATTCTTGATTCCGCAGTCGCTGGTCTCAAACTGCCGTCGGAGAAAGTGCTGATGAATTTGGATCGGTATGGAAACACGTCGGCCGCCAGTATCCCGCTGGTGCTCGATGAAGCGATGCAGGCGGGGCGAATCGAGCGGGGCGACTTGGTACTACTGTGCGGCTTCGGTGCCGGTTTGTCCTGGGGAACGGCCCTGCTGAGATGGTAG
- a CDS encoding RNA polymerase sigma factor — MTQDNKTEDSLIAPQTVAQLVALAQLGDREAFGALFERYRSGIVALAMRRVRNADEAEELAQDVFIQAMQKINQLRVPAAFGGWLRQIVHRMAINRATRSRHAVACDPETLEATCYAVGTPDAFAQDREQAEAVRDSIDRLGSLDQQTLTAFYLHSKSLIEMSDEFDAPIGTIKRRLHVARKRLQKEMKEDMLQAV, encoded by the coding sequence ATGACGCAAGACAACAAGACGGAAGACTCATTGATCGCTCCCCAAACGGTGGCTCAATTGGTGGCCTTGGCACAATTGGGCGACCGGGAGGCATTTGGAGCTCTGTTTGAGCGATACCGATCAGGGATCGTTGCGCTTGCGATGCGCCGCGTTCGAAATGCCGATGAAGCGGAAGAATTGGCTCAAGATGTTTTCATTCAAGCAATGCAAAAGATCAACCAATTGCGAGTCCCCGCAGCGTTCGGTGGTTGGCTGCGGCAAATCGTGCACCGTATGGCGATCAACCGTGCAACTCGATCCCGTCACGCGGTCGCATGCGACCCCGAGACGCTTGAGGCAACCTGCTATGCGGTTGGGACACCCGATGCATTTGCCCAGGACCGCGAACAGGCCGAGGCCGTTCGCGACAGCATCGACCGACTCGGATCACTCGATCAGCAAACGCTAACAGCGTTCTATTTGCATAGTAAATCGCTGATCGAGATGAGTGACGAATTCGACGCGCCAATCGGAACAATCAAGCGTCGTTTGCACGTCGCTCGCAAGCGATTGCAAAAGGAAATGAAAGAAGACATGCTGCAAGCTGTCTAA
- a CDS encoding 3-hydroxyacyl-ACP dehydratase FabZ family protein, with product MAKSEFIFDLDTLDFDNPIADIETIHKLIPQRYEMAQVTAILREDLDRLACAGYKEVTEDEFWVRGHMPGMPIMPGVIQLEAVAQLASYFAQAHDLLGAEMVGFGGLDEVRFRGIVNPGDRLILMIELKKTRRGRMIVASFQGVVDGKLVVDGVLRGIPIPIEMVQAQRSRGDEGGRKASST from the coding sequence GTGGCGAAAAGCGAATTCATTTTTGATCTCGATACGCTGGACTTCGATAATCCAATTGCGGATATCGAAACGATTCACAAGCTGATTCCCCAGCGATACGAAATGGCTCAGGTGACCGCGATCCTCCGTGAGGATCTCGACCGATTGGCGTGCGCTGGCTACAAAGAAGTGACCGAGGATGAGTTTTGGGTTCGCGGCCACATGCCCGGAATGCCAATCATGCCTGGGGTGATTCAGCTAGAAGCGGTCGCCCAATTAGCCAGCTATTTTGCTCAAGCGCACGATTTGCTCGGAGCCGAAATGGTCGGTTTCGGTGGCCTTGATGAGGTCCGCTTCCGCGGTATCGTCAACCCCGGGGATCGCCTGATCCTAATGATCGAACTGAAGAAAACTCGGCGAGGACGCATGATCGTCGCTAGTTTCCAAGGCGTTGTCGACGGCAAACTAGTCGTTGATGGAGTGCTGCGGGGCATCCCTATCCCAATCGAAATGGTCCAAGCGCAACGAAGCCGCGGCGATGAGGGCGGACGCAAAGCCTCCTCAACGTGA
- a CDS encoding ATP-binding response regulator: MASVVLCEDSPTHSVLMQSILEADGHSVRAAADGREGLEQVEQAMPDMVVTDLRMPEMNGLELVRTIVDRYPDLPTIVVTARGSEDLAVDALALGAVNFVPKASLNVLLNPAVRRTLRFSQSDQSYHSSAGKLVLPEFYYKLRNSLDSINPASRFVIEALSAAGKMTANVRLRIGMAVASALFNSICYGNLELQDEDPRIANAIHRKGDSRQELTELAQTHPYRKRFVHLKVSVGEDDTRISVAHDGPGRIARFHPAPGTAESFELEQCRGMMLITSFMDEMIFNGDYTEVVMVKQHHAMVESVC; the protein is encoded by the coding sequence ATGGCCTCCGTTGTGCTTTGTGAAGACAGTCCCACCCATTCGGTTTTGATGCAATCGATTTTAGAGGCGGATGGGCATAGCGTCCGTGCGGCGGCGGATGGACGTGAAGGTTTGGAGCAAGTCGAGCAAGCGATGCCAGACATGGTTGTCACCGATTTGCGGATGCCTGAGATGAATGGGCTTGAGTTGGTCCGAACGATCGTTGATCGGTATCCAGACTTGCCTACGATTGTCGTCACAGCGCGGGGCAGTGAAGATTTGGCAGTCGACGCCTTGGCGCTTGGAGCGGTCAACTTTGTCCCCAAAGCCTCGCTAAACGTTCTCTTGAACCCAGCGGTCCGGCGAACGCTGCGTTTTTCACAAAGCGACCAATCCTACCATTCGTCGGCAGGCAAGTTGGTTCTGCCCGAGTTCTACTATAAGTTGCGAAATTCGTTAGATTCGATCAACCCTGCATCGCGATTCGTGATCGAGGCTTTGTCTGCCGCGGGAAAAATGACGGCCAATGTCCGGCTTCGAATTGGAATGGCGGTTGCTAGCGCGTTGTTCAACTCGATCTGCTACGGGAATCTCGAGTTGCAAGACGAAGACCCGCGAATTGCCAACGCGATTCATCGCAAGGGAGACAGTCGGCAAGAATTAACCGAATTGGCTCAGACGCATCCGTATCGCAAGCGTTTTGTCCATCTGAAGGTCTCTGTGGGAGAAGACGATACGCGAATTTCGGTAGCTCACGACGGCCCGGGCCGAATCGCTCGGTTTCATCCCGCTCCTGGAACCGCCGAGTCCTTTGAGTTGGAGCAGTGCCGCGGCATGATGCTCATTACCAGCTTCATGGATGAAATGATTTTCAACGGTGACTACACCGAAGTGGTGATGGTCAAGCAGCACCACGCGATGGTCGAATCGGTTTGTTGA
- a CDS encoding ComF family protein: MTNNNPLRSVAAALIDLTYPPCCPLCHRLTGQKADLFKRIEFCKQCEVGLTSSESQMRYGCRCCGFPMGRLTVDPTQMQLPATRCPQCRDKAFQFDAVIPLWNYHGLVCDAVVAAKYVHMSALAATLGDRLGIRVAERLVDDCPDWVTFVPSYFTRQLSRGGVGTATLAHAVAKRLQVPSRQLLKMTRRIAKQAWLDDDARVHNVRHAFQLKTRYAFGRSPDLVNRHILLVDDVYTTGATADEVAGVLREGGAAKVTIAVVARSVRSG, encoded by the coding sequence ATGACCAATAATAACCCGCTCCGATCGGTCGCGGCGGCATTGATCGATTTGACGTACCCGCCCTGCTGTCCACTCTGCCATCGGTTGACGGGCCAGAAGGCCGATTTGTTCAAGCGAATCGAGTTTTGCAAGCAATGCGAGGTTGGTTTAACGTCCAGTGAGTCGCAAATGCGCTACGGGTGTCGCTGTTGTGGTTTTCCGATGGGTCGTTTGACGGTCGATCCAACGCAAATGCAGCTGCCTGCGACAAGGTGTCCCCAATGCAGGGACAAGGCATTCCAATTTGATGCGGTGATTCCCTTGTGGAATTACCACGGACTGGTCTGTGATGCTGTCGTCGCGGCAAAATACGTCCACATGTCCGCACTGGCGGCGACACTCGGCGATCGGCTTGGTATAAGAGTTGCTGAGCGGTTAGTCGACGATTGTCCGGATTGGGTGACTTTTGTACCGTCCTATTTTACCCGTCAACTGTCTCGCGGAGGCGTTGGGACGGCGACGTTGGCCCATGCGGTTGCCAAGCGGTTGCAGGTACCGAGTCGGCAACTACTCAAAATGACTCGCCGAATTGCAAAACAAGCGTGGTTGGACGATGATGCCCGAGTGCACAACGTTCGCCATGCGTTCCAACTAAAAACTCGTTATGCTTTCGGCAGATCACCTGATTTAGTCAATCGGCATATTTTATTGGTCGATGATGTCTATACGACAGGTGCAACGGCCGATGAGGTTGCTGGAGTGCTGCGGGAAGGCGGAGCAGCGAAGGTGACCATTGCGGTGGTTGCACGATCTGTCCGATCGGGCTAG